gcgtggtggtaacagtaacgccgcttcatcacaccactcagttgttgattatttccctacaacagcatgacactgagtgttttattggATTTACTGAATTTGCCCTACACTTCATTGGTGGAAGTTGTGTACTGTAACTCCAGCTGGACATGTGGGATGCAAATGAGGATGGCGAGGggaatcagaatcaggaatgatgatgatgatgatgatgatacaaGATGAAGTAGGACAGATGGGATGAGCAGAAGCAGTGCATCATACTTACTTTTCCCAACCGCATCGTACTGTGTTctgcatgaataaataaattaaaataaatgtgcattcAGACGACTCGCTCTCTCTCATGTTGCCTAACCGGGCTGCGTTCCAAATCGCCATAAACTCTtcatcatggaaaaaaaaggtgGCTGGAGCAATTGAGCTCATCAGCAAGAGGAAGTTCCATAAACACGTGGGAattcacacacttcatcaaGAGGAAGAGCAGTGCTGGAAATTTCATTAGCATtataacctacacacacacacacacacacacacacacgccacatgTCACTGTAAATGAAATAACTGGAATTAGAGCAAGTAGGTGTGCTTTaattgtattgtgtgtgtatatacatctGTGTGTACTAAGTAGCCCTTGaatagaatgtgtgtgtgtgtgtgtgtgtgtgtatacatacacttgtatatgtgtgtatattatgcTAATGTATATAACAAGTACATGGACTTTAATAGAAGCACCTGgttctggagtctatcccaggaatatCGTGTGTGAgccaggaatacaccctagatgagGTGCCAGTTcgtcacagggcaccacacacacacacacacacacacaaacaacttaGAGTCACCCATCCacctatcagcatgtttttgggaggttggaagaaaccagagaacccagaggagaacatgtgacgctccacacagacactaatccgaactcaggatcaaaccgggaaCTGTTGACCGCCTCaagaacctttgaggaacccttttaagaaaaacaagcaaaaaaacaaaaacatagttCCAATTTGATTTGCACGTTTAAATTTTTCCATACAGACTTATCCTGATATGTTTGATTAGAAAGGGTGTTACCTGACTTACACATGCAGTCgtgctaaactggtagccaTGAGCCTTCAGTACATGTGAGCAACATTCGCTTCGTGGGTCCAAATCTTCCGACTCTGAACACGTCTCAGAGGATCGGCGACATTTTGTGAAAAGGAACATTGTGtacatataacattaaaaacaaaattaaggcactgtgtgtgagtgtgtgtgtgtacactttaCTGTGTGACTGATTTAGCGTCCAGAGAATTGGCATCACGTTCCCACTTggaacggtgtgtgtgtgtgtgatgttaattAGGGGGCGGAGATAGTGCTTAAAGCCTGTGCTGTCAGTggagtgcgcacacacacacacacacacacagagtggtgGAGTTAAAGCCTGAACACCATCGCTGCTCATCatcacagtgctgctgctgccgtgtgtgtgtgtgtgagtgagtgagtgtgtgtgtgcaggtctcTGATCTGCGTCCTCTCACAGGGACTTTAGTCAACcccacatccactgaggcttcTGTGCCGAGAAAATCTTCATCCTGCACTTCCCCGACTCAGAGCTCCGGAGGACTGACACCACAAACACAGGTAACTTTCAGGACAAGGAGGAAAAAATCACCGAAATTTTACTCTAGAAAGAGGACACAGAGGAACCATTTCTGGTTCCCTAAACAGTTTTGATGTATGGTTCTTTAACTAGTTATTATTGGTGCTAGAAGGACCTGAAGAATCACTTTCTATCATTATTTTTGgcttaaatcaataaaaaatggCTAAAGAATAACAGACCGAAAGGTTCTTCAAGGAACCAAAATTGGTTCTATATGAACTTTTCTGGTTCCTTTATTCGCTGTATTATCAGGGGTGTAAATCAATATCAGTTCTTTacccattttctttcttttttaaatacacactaatactttttttttttttttaacattttttgggtcccactataattttttttatatattattttattccactgtaaatgtaaaaaaatattttatgtccTACTAATAacttttatatagttttttgGTCCCTGTATAAAAGTTTTTATTCCAACTATTAATTTGTAactaattacaattaattaattaatttgtcatttttagctatttggggttttttgtttttacattttttagtttgagctattaatttttttagtcCCATTactaatttttaatattttttagtcCCACTATATTTTTTGTCCAACTATGAATTCCTATGGTTCaccatttattacatttctttggTCTGATTATTATTCTACAGTTTTGTTAGTTTcactataaattaaaaaaaaaaaatggtttcagtatttttttttttacatattttttatccatctagtcatttaattttttttttggtttgcctgtaaatttgtacattttggaatatgcattttatttttttatttatttatttatttatttatgtatgtatgtatgtatgtatgtatgtcctgtaaatttatacattatGTGCCAGAATTATCGTCTTGAAATAATTATTCTGCTCATTTTGGCAGAAATAATTACGGTTAAAGAAAATGATTCTTCTATTAggtagaacctttttttttttggacatttccttttttaaaaaaatcagatttatttcagaGTAAATATCCGAGCGCTGGCTTATTGTGAGAGACTGGACATCAGAAATCAGTGTAAGATTTTAGGAATATTCTGAAACTCtaagaaagacacacagagagggagagagagagagagggagagagagagagacagacagagtgagagagtgtgtaagagaaagagagagagagagcgagagagagagagagagttcagtgtgatgctcgctctaccatTTAATGATGATCTCAGTTCTGCGATGTTTTGGGGAAACTCAGACATTATCTGGTTCTCCTCTGTGTCTCATAAAGAACAGTAAGAAATCAGAGATGTTAAAAACtgcatatgaaaataaaaattataataataataaaataataatggtgAGAAAAGTAGaatgatgaaataatatttcCTAATGAGTTTGCTGAAATTTGCTCAATTATTTTACAGTTCACTGCCtcatttatgaacattttaataatttagtaattatataattcatatattcatttaaaagtttatataattattttaataatcccATGTTTGTATATTTCATTGGGTCACAGATGTAATTTCATACAGAacttaaaaattatatatagttttatttaataatctgatttattctgtaacattatatattcaatacctatttttcctttccatttcttttgtcatgtaatgtcgttattattattattattattattattattatcatttctgCAAGCGTTATAATTATATGctctatccctctatctgtTTTCGTCCCTGTGTGTCCTGCAGCTCATGGCGGTGATGGTGAACGTGTGCTGGATGTTGGCACTGAGTGCGTGCTTGGTGCTGAAGGTGCAAGCGGAGTGCACTAGGGAGTGCGCACTCTGTCTGTACGGCTCATTAGCGGCGCAGCAAGCAGACAGCAGCACCGGGGTACGAACTCAATCATACAACTTCCCAATGATGCATTTTTATCTGAGAAAAATGGCAAAGGcagataaaatatacacacaatatacagcAAAGAGCCACACTGTTGATTTAACTCTTCATTTACATCAGCACTATACAGTTAATATTACttacaatataaaaatgatcAGTAGGTGTTAATCATTGTACGAAATACATCAACAGTGTCATTTCTTACTGTTCAGTTACAGTAATTACGTAAGAATAAAACACGcttgtgtcatgctgttataggaaaataatcaataatcagcTGAGTTACATgtgcacatcctgaagtgtttcactcctcttataccaaagcaatttgccaatgattacattttttattgattaaaagaGTATGatgtacttttttccatttatagttacattttttgtCGCGTGTCTGTGAaccaagtgagttcctgttctcacttacgttacagcagctatacacagtcattccctcaccagcctctctttttctctctctcctgaagtgaataaaaatgcagcttgttgtgtttgttgaaaACTGtgtaaaacaagaaaaaaacataaactcctctgtcctgaagatgtcagaaaacttaaggttacagcattacctctgacactggagactccttccataaacgttaaaaaGTCTCCTTAGAGAATTAGCTGTTTAGTTGTTACtctagaaatgataacatattagagcgagcgcattaatataaacccctGATTTGCCTTGTAGGTGGAAGGACAATCCGagcccttctgaccaatcagattcacaGCTATGAATTGTTCAGGAAAGGAATATATAAAGGAATCAATGTTTTACCCCAATGAAAGACTTGACTCTTTAATTTAGACGTGAGTTAATAAGACATTCTGCATCTATTTGCCTCGTTATGGCAGGCTGGGGATTTTAAGTGCATCAGCACTGAAgcctgattggagcaaacagaCTGCTGTGAAAGCTCTTTAACGTTAGATGGGTTTGTGTACAGGAGAGGATTAGGCAGCTGTTCTCTCCTCGGTGTGCCACTGGCTCCGAGTCCTGCACTTTCTCCCGATTATTCCAgctgtttgtacagatgctctTGCTTGCAGTATTGTTTTATCTTTATGCACctctccatgtttgttttcctgtCGGATTAAAGTGCCGTGTCAGGAGCAGAAGGTGATTATCTTTATGATAGGCCTTTGGTGAGATATGTGCTACATGATGGTGCAAAGTTTATTGACCTTAATATAATAAAGCTTCATAGTTAGGAGTAATGAATGGAACAAAGTGAAGCAGCAGGTTGGGCTTCCAGGCTCCGTGTGCCACCTAGTGGGGACTCCGGCTTTCATCAGCGacggtgtgtgttcagtgtgtgtgggtctcaCTGCAAGATGATATGAAGCGCATCTTAATCTGATGATGTTTGAACAATTTGATATAACACAATTTACAGCTATTTCACTGCaacagtgtgtgatgtaatATGCAATGTTCAATAtgatttggcaaaaaaaaaaagtgttggcATTGAGAACAGAGACGCCCCGTTCCCTTACcaggactgacagatacagaggccacgcccccttcaccgGGACTGatggcacagaggccacgcctacttcactGGGCCTCAAAGCACAGGTCCATTCCCTCTTCACTGCAACTGGCATGCCTCCttcaggccacgcctccttcactgatactaGTAAGCATGGAGGCCACGCCTGCTTCACTCGGACTGACAGTCTTACACGGCACGccccttcactaggactgacggcacagaggccacgcctcctttactgacaATAATGAGCACAGACTCCACACCTCATTCACTGTAACTGACTGTCACAAAGTGCATGTcctcttcactgggactgactaGCACAGAGGACACGCCCCTTTCATAGGAACTGACAAGAACATAGGTCAAGTTCAAggtcaagttcaagtggagtttattgtcatttcagccatatacaagtacacagtgaaacgaaacaacgtttctccaggaccaaggtgccacataagacaacacagaacaacacagaactacggggactacataaattacataaattaaacataaagtgcacaagtgcaaacatgtgcagacagcacaagacagaacagacagtacatgaCTACgacgcctcctttactgggactgccACACCTCCTTATGCGGgactgacaaacacaaagaggccacgcccccttcactgggCCTCAAAGCACAGACGCATTCCATCTTTATTGGGACTGACAGATGCACAGTCCACGCCTCCTTTAGTGTGACTGACaggaacagaggccacgcctccttcattggaACAATGACAATCATAAAGGCCTCACCTACTTTACTGGGACTGAAAAAGCCAAAGGCCACGCCCTTTTCCCCAGGACTTACAAGAACATAGGCCACCCCATAGGCCATCACCTTCATTTGGACGCCTCAGTCACTGGGGGGACAGACACAAAAGATACGCCCTCTTTGGTGGGACTGACAGttgcagaggccacgcctccttcactggacctGACAAgcaaacaggccacacctccttacCTGGGACTGAcaagtacagaggccacacctctgtctctgtaaaagaaaaaaaaggggcaGGATTTCTTATTAATGTGATGTTAGCAACAGAAACGCTAAACAGatcacagatatttcaatatACATAGTTAATATATTTCAGTGTGGCAGTTTCGTTGAATAATTTCGTTTATTAATCTGTTCCTAATAATTAGACATCGGGTGATTTGAATTTATCTGTATTTCGTCTGTATCTGTAATACGTCTGTATGTCCTCTTTAGCCCTGCACGCTCGAGTGTGGAAGCAGCGTGGACCTGAGGAAGCTGGGCCTCTGTCGGAACGCTCTGACCGAAGACGAGCGTGCCACCGTGGATCAGAAACCAGAGTCTGACAGCACCGAGCACCTTCTGGCCAAGAAATACGGCGGCTTCATGAAACGCTACGGTGGCTTCATGATGAAGAAGACCTCAGAAGACCTCGCGAAGGACGAAGCCGATGGAGATTCCGAGGAGGAGCTGGACATCCTGAGGGAGATCCTGAGGGTGGGCCTGGATGCCAACGAGCCGGGCAAGGAGCTCCAGAAGCGCTACGGAGGCTTCATGCGCAGGGTGGGCAGACCGCAGTGGCTCGACGAGCCCAAACCTTACGGCCTTCACAAACGCTGGGAGGACGAGGGAGCGGAGAACGTGTTGCCTGAGACACACAAGAGATATGGAGGCTTCATGGATTAGGAGCTGATGCGAAGATTCAAAACGGACACTCATCGTTGCAAAACAATCCCCAATGTGTGCACAGCTAACGACTTAAcgttaatttattattaatgtattaatatgtgccaagtcattttctttttgctcttttgctTTGGCTATAGAGATGAGTGATTCATGATGAGTGATTCTTTGAGCGACTCTTTTAATTGAATCAGATTAGTGAGTCAATTTGCAAGTGaatcaaaatgtttaatgttcattttattattttaatagtgTGTATATTTctacaattacaataaaattatacattaaattaaattaaacattaaattaaattaaattaaattaaataagagCCTCTTA
The genomic region above belongs to Pangasianodon hypophthalmus isolate fPanHyp1 chromosome 21, fPanHyp1.pri, whole genome shotgun sequence and contains:
- the penka gene encoding proenkephalin a produces the protein MAVMVNVCWMLALSACLVLKVQAECTRECALCLYGSLAAQQADSSTGPCTLECGSSVDLRKLGLCRNALTEDERATVDQKPESDSTEHLLAKKYGGFMKRYGGFMMKKTSEDLAKDEADGDSEEELDILREILRVGLDANEPGKELQKRYGGFMRRVGRPQWLDEPKPYGLHKRWEDEGAENVLPETHKRYGGFMD